The Paraburkholderia dioscoreae DNA window TGTTTGAGCTTGTCGACCTGTGGCGGGTTGTCGGAAACCAGTTCCTGCAAGGCTTCGATCTGGGTCTTGAAGCGCGGGCCGCCTTCTTCATAAGGCGCGAGAAAACTCTCGTCGCCCGTGATCAGGAAGCCTCGCATCGAGGATTCGCGGTCGACCGCGAGACGCAGCATTTCATTGGCCTGGCCGATCACGCGCTCGGAGTGCTCGGCCCAATTCATGGTCGAGACCAGATAAGCAATCAGTCCGACGAAGACAGCCATCGTCACGAGGCCGACACCCAAAGGCAACGCGATGTTGCGCCGAATGATGCTGCGAAAACGATTCTGGTCGACGGCCTGGGATGCGGTCATTTTTTCTGTCTTCGGCTTGGCGAATCGGGTCGATTCGGAATATTTTTCAGAAGTTCGGTTGATTCGTTTTGTCGCGATACGACGGGCGTAATCATACAGGATGGGGTCTATTTTTGAGATGCCCGCGTGCGGTTTTAGGCTTGCTGGGCGGGGCTGCTGCCGGATCACGCAACTTTGCGCCGGTTGCGTGAGTCAATCGTGCGAGGAATACCAATCCGCCGTTCGATCATTCGATCGCCGCCCCACTTTTATCCGGTAGCCGATGCCTTCTCACGCCTTCGCCACACTTACTCGCGCCCCCCTTCGCACGCTCCTCGCCGCAGTGTTCGTATGGCATGCCTCACTGAGCGGCGCAGCCCAGATTGGCGATTTGCCCTCGACGCCTCGCGGCATCGTGGCCGCCACCGTGCATGTCGAACCGCCCACCCAGGCTTCGCCCGTCGTGCCCATTCCGCCGTCTGAGTATTACCCCACGCTCTATCGCTATGTGCAACTCGCGCATCTCTATCCGGACAGCAAAACGTTCGCGGACATGGTGCCGCTTCGAGCGCCCGCTCAGATCGCCGCCGCGTACGACGCCGCGAAGCAACATCCCCGCTTCAGTCTCGCCGACTTCGTGAAGCACAACTTCACATTGCCCACGCGCACGGCGAATGCCTATGTCTCCGACCCGAATCAGGACGTGACCGGCCATATCGATACGCTCTGGAACGTACTGCGCCGCGAGCCGGACGCGACCGCGAGCCCGTGGTCCTCGCTGCTGCCGCTGCCGTATGCGTATATCGTGCCGGGCGACCGCTTCGATGAGATCTACTACTGGGACTCGTACTTCATCATGCTCGGCCTCGAACAGAGCGGCCAGCATGCGCTGGTCGTCGACGAACTGAAGAACTTCGCGACCTTGATCGACCGCTACGGCCATATTCCGAACGGCAATCGCACCTACTATCTGAGCCGCTCGCAACCGCCGTTCTTCGCGCAGATGGTGCGGCTCGTCGCCGAAAAAGACGGCGACGCCGTCTACGCGCAATATCTGCCCGAATTGCAGCGCGAGTACGCATACTGGATGGACGGCAGCGAAGGCCTCTCCGCAGGCCACGCGAACCGCCATGTGGTGCGCCTGCCGGACGGCACCCTGCTCAATCGCTATTGGGACGAACGCGCGGCCCCGCGCGACGAGTCGTATCGCGAAGACGTGCTGACCGCGCAGCAGACCCCGCAACGCGACGCCGCGGATCTCTGGCGCAATCTGCGCGCCGGCGGCGAAACCGGCTGGGATTTCAGCTCGCGCTGGTTCGCGGACGGCAAGACGCTCGCCACCGTCGACGTGACCTCGCTCGTGCCCGTCGATCTGAATTGCCTGCTGACCGATATGGAGCGCACGCTGGCGAAGGCCTACCGTCTGCGCGGCGACGTCACGCATGCGGAAAATATGGAACGGCGCACCGCCGCCCGCGCCGAAGCCATTCGCCGCGTGCTGTGGGATCCGCAGTTGCAGGCATTCGGCGATTACGACTTCGTGCATCGCACGCTGACGCACAGACTCACCGCCGCGACAGTGTATCCGCTGTATACGGGCATAGCCAGCCGTCAGCAGGCAAAGGCTGTTGCCGCCACGTTGCAGCGTGAGTTGCTCCGCCCGGGTGGGCTCGCCACCACGCAAGTGGCGAGCGGCCAGCAGTGGGATGCGCCGAACGGCTGGGCACCATTGCAGTATCTGGCGGTGATCGGCTTGCGCCGTTACAGCGAACCGGCACTCGCGCAAACCATCGCGACACGCTGGATCAAAACCAATGTGTCGTACTACCAGCACACGGGCAAGCTCGTCGAGAAATACGATATCGACGCCGCCACACCCGGCGTCTCGGCGGGCGGCGGCGAATATCCGTTGCAGGACGGGTTCGGTTGGACCAACGGCGTGCTGCGCGCGTTGCTCGCGCTGTACCCGCAGGCGGTGCAGGCCTCGCGTCCCGGCGATCTCCCCGAAGGTCCGGCGGGTGTGTCGGCAGCCGCGGCCGCCGCTGCCGCCGCGCCGAAGAATACGCATCGGCTGGATGGCACGCGGGTGAATCCGTAGCATGAAAAAACCTGGCGGGTCTGCACCTGCCAGGCTTCTTCCGAAACGATTCGACAGACGCTTACGCCGGCACGGTCTCGGCCTGCTGCGCACGCGACCACACGCGGTGCTTCTCGGCTGCCTTGATGAAGGCCTTCAGTACTTCAGCGGCCTGCTTGTCGTCGCCGGTTGCGACGCCGTCGGCATTGTCCGGCAAGTGCGCCGCGGCGAGCACGTCACGCCCCGCGCCGATTGCCGCAATCGCCTTCAGATGCTTGAACGCCTCGAGCACGAAATGCCGCGCGTCGCCCGATTGCGCCAGCGTCTTCGCGCCCTGGTCGCCACCCACCACGATCACCGCGTCGAACATGATCGACGGCAAGCCGGCAATCGTGGCGTCCGGCGCCATGCCGTCGATCGCGGCAAGCGTCGGGGCGATCAACATGGGCGTTGCGCCCTCGCCTTGCAGCGCCTGCTGAAGCTTCCTGATGGCGGCGCCATCGGAACCGGGCGCGGCCAGCAACGCGATCTTGCGGGTCTTGATGCCCGGCTTCACGCGGTTGAGCAGGCTCAGCGCCGGTGATTCCTTGGGACCGGACAGCTTCGCCGTGCCTTTCTTCGGTGTCGGCAAACCCAGCCCGTCGGCCACCTGCGCCGCGAGCCCCGCATCGAAGTTGGCGAGAATCTCGTTCACCACGCGTGCACGAATCTCCGGCTTCGTCACCTTGCCGAGTTCGAACTGATAAGCCGCGGCGATATGGTCTTTCTCGGGCTGGGACATGCTGTTGTAAAACAGCGCGGCCTGCGAGAAATGATCGGCGAACGATTCGCTGCGCACGCGAATCTTGGTGCCTTCCACGCGCTCCTGATAGCTTTCGAAGCCGCCGTCGGACGGCGCCGGATCGGTTTCCTTCGGCCAGCCGCCGCTCAGCGAATTCGGCTCGTACGAGGCCTGGCCGACGTTGATGGTCTGCCGGTGCATTGCGTCACGCTGGTTGTTGTTGAACGGACATACGGGCCGGTTGATTGGAATCTCGTGAAAGTTCGGGCCGCCCAGGCGGCTGATCTGCGTATCCGTGTACGAGAACAGACGACCTTGCAGAAGCGGATCGTTCGAAAAGTCGATGCCAGGCACGACATGGCCCGGATGAAACGCCACCTGTTCGGTTTCGGCGAAGAAGTTGTCCGGATTGCGATTGAGCGTCATTTTGCCGATGATCTTCACCGGCACCAGTTCTTCCGGAATCAGCTTGGTCGGATCGAGCAGGTCGAAGTCGAACTTATGTTCGTCCGCTTCCTCGATGATCTGCACGCCGAGCTCGAACTCGGGGAAGTCCCCCCGTTCGATCGACTCCCACAAATCGCGCCGATGAAAATCCGGGTCTTTACCGGCCAGCTTCTGCGCTTCGTCCCATAGCAGCGAGTACGAGCCCAGCACCGGGCGCCAGTGAAATTTGACGAAGCGCCCCTTGCCTTGCGCATTCACGAAACGGAACGTGTGAATGCCGAAGCCTTCCATGGTGCGCAGGCTGCGCGGGATCGCACGGTCCGACATGGTCCACAGCACCATATGCGCGGACTCGGGCACCAGCGAGACGAAATCCCAGAAGGTGTCGTGCGCGGAACCGCCAGTCGGCATTTCGTTCGGCGCTTCCGGCTTGACCGCATGCACGAAGTCGGGAAACTTGATGGCGTCCTGAATGAAGAACACCGGCATGTTGTTGCCGACCAGATCGTAATTGCCTTCCTGCGTATAGAACTTCACGGCGAAGCCGCGCACGTCGCGCACCGTGTCGGCGGAACCGCGCGGGCCCTGTACCGTGGAAAAGCGCACATACACCGGCGTCTGCACAGCGGGATCCTGCAGAAACGCGGCCTTGGTGTATTCCTGCATCGATTCGTACACCTGAAACACGCCGTGCGCCGCCGAGCCGCGCGCGTGCACGATGCGCTCAGGAATACGCTCATGGTCGAAGTGCGTGATCTTCTCACGCATGATGAAGTCTTCAAGCAGGGAGGGGCCGCGCGGGCCAGCGCGCAGCGTGTTCTGATTGTCGGCGATCTTGACGCCCTGATTGGTTCTCAGCGCCTCGCCTTCTGGATGAACTCGAAACTGTTCGAGATCCTTCGATTTCGGATCCGGTTGCGGCCCATTCGCCGGCGCGTTTTTCGCTACCGGCTTCTGTGCATTCGTTTTACCTGCCATGAGAATCTGCTCCTTGCGTTCGAGGCGTGCCGGCGGGGAAATCCGGTCTAACGCGCCGAATGAAGGCAGCAAACCATGTACCCGCAAACGGCCCGATCGCACGTGCCGTTTGCCGGGTTGCCGATCACTGGCAATGCGGCGCGCTGCATTTGCGCGCCGCTGTCCATGACACTCATACGCAAGAGCGCTGCATCAGAAGCGATAGTTGATGGAAATATCGGCTACGCCATTGGCCTTGCGATGCGTGACGGGACTATTGCCCGCGCTGCCGACCAACTGTTGGAATGCGCCGTCCGCGGTGGCGAACCAATGCTTGTCGAACAGCCACACCGCGCTGATGCCAAAGCCCACCGACTTGAAGCCCGCACTGGCGTGGTATTGCGAAAACTGCGAGTGCGCAGCCTGACTCTGATTCACGCCGAACCAGCTATTCATGTAAGTGGAGTCCGCCAGCGTCACATTCGGACCGGCGAACCAGAAGAACTGCTTCGTGCTGCCCGGCATCGGCATATATGCGCCGAAATCGCCAGTCCAGCCGTTCGAACCGCCGAAATAGCGTCTGACGTCGGCGCGTAACACCAGCGGGAAGTCTTTCGACAGCACGTATTCGCCGGCCAGTTTGATACCCGGCGCCGGATTGATATTGCCGAGACCGTTCAGTTCCTGCGGATCGTCATGGCCGCGCCGTCCGAGGTCGTAGACGGCCGCCACACTGGCGCGCCAGTTCTGGCCTTGCGCGAAGTTGACGCCGAAACCCTCGCCGCTCGATAAGAAGAACAGATCCTTGTAGCGCACGTCGATGCTCGGGCCCGTCATGAGGTGATACCGGTCCGAGCCCTCGTAGCGCGGCTGGAACGACGTCGCCAGCCCAAGGCGTACCTGCCAGTCCGGGATATTGGGCTGCCACATCTTCTGCAGCGGAATACCGACCGAATATTGCCATTCGCCGAGCGGCGAAGGCGTCTGGGCCGAGACCGAAGCCGGGAACACAGCGATACCGCCAACGGTCGCGGCGGCGACCAGCGAAATTGCCGCGATGCCTGCATTATTGCGGAGCCTGCCGCCCCGCTTTCTACGGCTGTTGAACACCACAAATCTCCGATCTCGCGTATCGCGAAGAGAGGGTTATGTTTCGCCCAAGGTCCGCAATGGATAAAAAAACACCCGGGCGGCCGCCGCGTTACTACGCACGGCATGTAATTTTTTCAGCGAACGACGCGCACTACCGGCAAACCCAAGCGATCACAGCCGTAAATCAGGTATTTGTCTAAGCAGACCGTTACGAAAGATTTGCCGATGGACGCACCATTGCAAAATGCGGGCCTGGTGGTTCACGAGCGGGCCCGGGCCAGCGCAGACAAGCACCAGACAAGCACGAAATACCCTCGGCCCTCTGTCAAGGGCGCACGGCCCGACCATGGCCGTAGGTCCGACGGCCTGCGCTCCTGCATGAACGGCTTGGCGATGAGACCCACGGCCGCCGGACCGAACGGCGATCACAACGGAAATTTGGTGGTCGAAAGAATTTCCTTAAGCACCATGAACGAGCGGATTTGCCGGACTCCCGGCAAATAGAGCAACTGCTCCGCGTGCAGACGATTGAAACTGTCGCTGTCGCGCGTGCGAATGGTCATGAAATAGTCGAACTCACCGGTCACGACATGGCATTCCATGCAGCCGGTCACGTTCTGCGCCGCCTTCTCGAACTCGGCAAACGATTCCGGCGTGGAGCGATCCAGCACCACGCCGATCATCACCAGCATTCCCGCCCCTGCCGCTTTCGGGTCGATCAGCGCGACGACCGCCTGGATCAGCCCGGATTCCTTGAGCCGCTCCACACGCCGCAAGCATGCAGGCGCGCTCAGCTTGACCCTGGCAGCAAGCGCGACATTCGAAATCGACGCGTCGGTTTGCAGTTGCCGAAGAATCGCGCGATCGATGCGGTCGAGTGATTGCAGCGGATCGGCCCGAACCGCCGCGACCGCAACGGCCCTCTTCTGGTCCTTACGAAGTTTTGTTGCGCTCATAGGCTCGAATTATTCATTTTTATTAATCCATTCCACTCGAAACTTTATTAAAAGTATGACGAGCACAATTCTTTTGCAAGCACATTTCTGGCGGTTCTCCCTACCATTTCATTAACGCGACGCAACGACGTTCGCGTCACACTGACTAAACCACGGAGCTGCCATGAACCTGCAACGATTCCCTCGCTACCCTCTGACTTTCGGGCCGACGCCGATT harbors:
- the treF gene encoding alpha,alpha-trehalase TreF, translating into MPSHAFATLTRAPLRTLLAAVFVWHASLSGAAQIGDLPSTPRGIVAATVHVEPPTQASPVVPIPPSEYYPTLYRYVQLAHLYPDSKTFADMVPLRAPAQIAAAYDAAKQHPRFSLADFVKHNFTLPTRTANAYVSDPNQDVTGHIDTLWNVLRREPDATASPWSSLLPLPYAYIVPGDRFDEIYYWDSYFIMLGLEQSGQHALVVDELKNFATLIDRYGHIPNGNRTYYLSRSQPPFFAQMVRLVAEKDGDAVYAQYLPELQREYAYWMDGSEGLSAGHANRHVVRLPDGTLLNRYWDERAAPRDESYREDVLTAQQTPQRDAADLWRNLRAGGETGWDFSSRWFADGKTLATVDVTSLVPVDLNCLLTDMERTLAKAYRLRGDVTHAENMERRTAARAEAIRRVLWDPQLQAFGDYDFVHRTLTHRLTAATVYPLYTGIASRQQAKAVAATLQRELLRPGGLATTQVASGQQWDAPNGWAPLQYLAVIGLRRYSEPALAQTIATRWIKTNVSYYQHTGKLVEKYDIDAATPGVSAGGGEYPLQDGFGWTNGVLRALLALYPQAVQASRPGDLPEGPAGVSAAAAAAAAAPKNTHRLDGTRVNP
- the katE gene encoding catalase HPII, producing MAGKTNAQKPVAKNAPANGPQPDPKSKDLEQFRVHPEGEALRTNQGVKIADNQNTLRAGPRGPSLLEDFIMREKITHFDHERIPERIVHARGSAAHGVFQVYESMQEYTKAAFLQDPAVQTPVYVRFSTVQGPRGSADTVRDVRGFAVKFYTQEGNYDLVGNNMPVFFIQDAIKFPDFVHAVKPEAPNEMPTGGSAHDTFWDFVSLVPESAHMVLWTMSDRAIPRSLRTMEGFGIHTFRFVNAQGKGRFVKFHWRPVLGSYSLLWDEAQKLAGKDPDFHRRDLWESIERGDFPEFELGVQIIEEADEHKFDFDLLDPTKLIPEELVPVKIIGKMTLNRNPDNFFAETEQVAFHPGHVVPGIDFSNDPLLQGRLFSYTDTQISRLGGPNFHEIPINRPVCPFNNNQRDAMHRQTINVGQASYEPNSLSGGWPKETDPAPSDGGFESYQERVEGTKIRVRSESFADHFSQAALFYNSMSQPEKDHIAAAYQFELGKVTKPEIRARVVNEILANFDAGLAAQVADGLGLPTPKKGTAKLSGPKESPALSLLNRVKPGIKTRKIALLAAPGSDGAAIRKLQQALQGEGATPMLIAPTLAAIDGMAPDATIAGLPSIMFDAVIVVGGDQGAKTLAQSGDARHFVLEAFKHLKAIAAIGAGRDVLAAAHLPDNADGVATGDDKQAAEVLKAFIKAAEKHRVWSRAQQAETVPA
- a CDS encoding MipA/OmpV family protein is translated as MFNSRRKRGGRLRNNAGIAAISLVAAATVGGIAVFPASVSAQTPSPLGEWQYSVGIPLQKMWQPNIPDWQVRLGLATSFQPRYEGSDRYHLMTGPSIDVRYKDLFFLSSGEGFGVNFAQGQNWRASVAAVYDLGRRGHDDPQELNGLGNINPAPGIKLAGEYVLSKDFPLVLRADVRRYFGGSNGWTGDFGAYMPMPGSTKQFFWFAGPNVTLADSTYMNSWFGVNQSQAAHSQFSQYHASAGFKSVGFGISAVWLFDKHWFATADGAFQQLVGSAGNSPVTHRKANGVADISINYRF
- a CDS encoding Lrp/AsnC family transcriptional regulator, with translation MSATKLRKDQKRAVAVAAVRADPLQSLDRIDRAILRQLQTDASISNVALAARVKLSAPACLRRVERLKESGLIQAVVALIDPKAAGAGMLVMIGVVLDRSTPESFAEFEKAAQNVTGCMECHVVTGEFDYFMTIRTRDSDSFNRLHAEQLLYLPGVRQIRSFMVLKEILSTTKFPL